In a genomic window of Pedobacter sp. KBS0701:
- a CDS encoding response regulator transcription factor produces MSDQIKNIALVDDHVLFRKGLAALISYFPSYNILFEAANGKDFIGQLKIYDIPDIVLLDINMPEMDGYSTASWLRTNHPEVNILALSTMDAETAIIKMITNGAKGYVLKDAEPEELKRAFDEVISKGYFYNDLVTRKVMQSLSSLATNSKISEFVKLTEREMDFLKYTCTEKTYNEIAAEMFVSPRTIDGYRNSLCEKLQLKSRTGLALYAVKHGIVKI; encoded by the coding sequence ATGTCTGACCAGATTAAAAATATAGCCTTAGTTGATGATCACGTTTTGTTTAGAAAAGGATTGGCCGCTTTGATCAGCTATTTTCCATCCTACAACATATTATTTGAAGCTGCTAACGGAAAAGATTTTATCGGGCAGTTAAAAATATATGATATACCTGATATTGTATTGTTGGATATCAACATGCCCGAGATGGATGGGTATAGTACGGCTTCGTGGCTGCGGACAAATCATCCGGAAGTAAACATACTTGCTCTAAGTACCATGGATGCAGAAACTGCCATTATTAAAATGATTACTAATGGTGCCAAAGGTTATGTACTAAAAGATGCCGAGCCTGAAGAGCTCAAGCGTGCTTTTGACGAGGTGATCAGTAAGGGGTATTTTTATAATGACCTGGTTACGAGGAAAGTTATGCAGTCATTAAGTTCGTTAGCTACAAATTCGAAAATATCAGAATTCGTAAAACTTACAGAAAGGGAAATGGACTTTCTGAAATATACCTGTACCGAAAAAACGTACAATGAAATTGCGGCTGAAATGTTTGTGAGTCCGCGTACAATTGATGGTTATAGAAATTCCTTATGCGAAAAATTACAGTTAAAAAGTCGCACAGGATTGGCTTTGTATGCGGTGAAGCATGGAATAGTTAAAATTTAG
- a CDS encoding cystathionine gamma-synthase: MKFATKAIHAGQEPDPTTGAVMTPIYQTSTYWQKSPGDNKGYEYSRGTNPTRKALEDCLAALENAKYGLAFSSGMGATDAVLKLLQPGDEVITGNDLYGGSYRIFTKIYTKYGIKFHFLDLSKPENMLPYINDKTKLVWIETPTNPTMQIIDIEGVAKITKEKNLILTVDNTFASPYLQNPIDLGADIVMHSVTKYIGGHSDVVMGALVTNDEQLYKDLWFIYNACGATPGPQDAFLVLRGIKTLHLRMKAHCENGERIAHYLKTHPKVDKIYWPGFEDHPNHDIAKKQMRGFGGMISITLKGADLEETFKISSNFKVFTLAESLGGVESLINHPATMTHGSIPKEEREKVGVTDNLLRLSVGVEDIDDLLEDLERALA, encoded by the coding sequence ATGAAATTCGCAACTAAAGCCATACATGCAGGCCAGGAGCCTGATCCAACAACAGGTGCTGTAATGACACCAATATATCAAACCTCTACCTATTGGCAAAAATCTCCTGGAGATAACAAAGGGTACGAGTATTCGAGAGGTACCAATCCAACGCGTAAAGCTCTGGAAGATTGTTTAGCTGCTTTGGAAAATGCTAAATATGGTCTGGCATTTTCGAGTGGAATGGGCGCTACAGATGCCGTACTGAAATTATTACAGCCAGGCGATGAAGTAATTACCGGAAATGATCTTTATGGTGGTTCTTACCGCATTTTTACTAAAATCTATACCAAATACGGGATCAAATTTCATTTTCTGGATCTTTCTAAGCCAGAGAATATGCTGCCGTATATTAACGATAAGACGAAACTGGTATGGATAGAAACACCTACCAATCCAACGATGCAGATTATCGACATTGAAGGTGTAGCAAAAATCACCAAAGAGAAAAATTTAATATTGACAGTTGATAATACTTTTGCGTCGCCGTACCTGCAGAACCCTATCGATTTAGGCGCCGATATTGTAATGCACTCGGTAACCAAATATATTGGCGGTCACTCTGATGTGGTGATGGGCGCTTTGGTAACCAATGATGAACAATTGTATAAAGACCTTTGGTTTATTTACAATGCCTGTGGTGCAACGCCTGGTCCACAAGATGCTTTCCTGGTTTTGAGGGGAATTAAAACACTTCATTTAAGGATGAAAGCACATTGCGAAAATGGGGAACGTATTGCGCATTATTTAAAAACACATCCAAAAGTTGATAAAATCTATTGGCCGGGTTTTGAAGATCACCCTAATCATGACATTGCTAAAAAGCAGATGCGTGGTTTTGGAGGTATGATTTCGATTACCCTGAAAGGAGCTGATTTGGAAGAAACTTTCAAAATCTCCTCTAATTTTAAAGTATTTACGCTTGCTGAATCTTTAGGTGGGGTAGAGTCACTGATCAATCATCCGGCTACCATGACACATGGCTCTATTCCGAAAGAGGAGAGAGAAAAGGTTGGTGTTACCGATAACTTACTTCGTTTAAGTGTTGGGGTAGAGGATATCGATGATCTTTTAGAAGACCTGGAAAGGGCATTGGCATAA
- a CDS encoding sensor histidine kinase, producing the protein MHNDQDKEVLFVIIPSIIIFFALSSAIVFFMLYFQKKKFQYAKEKGELEKQYGEQLLQSRLEMQEQTFETISEEIHDNVGQLLSLAKLQLSILEQKEISDKSLITEIKGNVGNALTDLRDIAKSLSTSRIQELSLLQAVEQELQRIGRAGVIVCKVEVTGNEQQIAEQKKIIIFRIVQESLQNILKHAQATAIDVGFDFSEQLNITIKDNGVGFSAGEKEKIETGLGLQNIVKRATLIMGEVIINSVINNGTKIILTIPYV; encoded by the coding sequence ATGCACAACGATCAAGACAAAGAAGTCCTCTTTGTAATTATTCCCAGTATCATTATTTTTTTTGCACTTAGTAGTGCGATTGTTTTCTTTATGCTCTATTTTCAGAAAAAGAAATTCCAGTATGCAAAAGAAAAAGGAGAGCTGGAAAAACAATATGGTGAGCAATTGCTGCAATCGCGGCTCGAAATGCAGGAGCAGACTTTTGAAACAATAAGTGAAGAAATACATGATAACGTTGGGCAGTTACTAAGTTTGGCTAAACTGCAATTGAGCATTCTGGAGCAAAAAGAAATCAGCGATAAATCATTGATCACTGAAATTAAAGGAAATGTAGGCAATGCCCTTACCGATTTACGTGATATTGCGAAAAGTTTGAGTACAAGCCGTATCCAGGAATTAAGTTTGTTGCAGGCGGTAGAACAGGAACTACAGCGTATAGGCAGGGCAGGAGTTATTGTTTGCAAAGTTGAGGTAACCGGTAACGAACAGCAGATTGCAGAACAGAAGAAAATCATCATCTTCCGGATTGTACAGGAAAGTTTACAAAATATATTAAAACATGCCCAAGCCACCGCAATTGATGTTGGATTTGATTTTTCGGAACAGCTCAACATAACCATCAAAGATAATGGTGTCGGTTTTAGTGCAGGTGAAAAAGAGAAAATTGAGACTGGGTTGGGACTTCAGAATATTGTAAAACGCGCTACACTAATTATGGGAGAAGTTATAATCAACAGTGTGATTAATAATGGAACTAAAATTATCTTAACCATTCCTTATGTCTGA
- the proS gene encoding proline--tRNA ligase, producing MSKEITSREADYSQWYNDIVIKADLAEHSAVRGCMVIKPNGYAIWEKMQAVLDKMFKDTGHQNAYFPLFIPKSFFSKEASHVEGFATECAVVTHYRLKNDGNGNIVVDETAKLEEELIVRPTSETIIWNTYKGWIQSYRDLPILINQWANVVRWEMRTRLFLRTAEFLWQEGHTAHATAEEAIEETERMLHIYADFAENWLAVPVIRGRKSPNERFAGALDTYCIEALMQDGKALQAGTSHFLGQNFAKAFDVKFTGKDGKLDHVWATSWGVSTRLMGALIMAHSDDSGLIIPPKLAPIQVVIVPIYKGDEDLSKISAYVNELIMRLKGMGISVKYDDRDTQRPGFKFADYELKGVPVRIAIGSRDLENKTVEIARRDTKVKQTVPQEGLDIYIAKLLEDIQQSMFNKALAYRDEHITEANSYEEFQELLDTKAGFIAAHWDGTPETEQKIKEETKATIRCIPLDNKLEDGVCIYSGKPSIQRVLFARAY from the coding sequence ATGAGCAAAGAAATTACAAGTAGAGAAGCCGATTATTCCCAGTGGTATAATGATATCGTGATTAAAGCAGACCTGGCAGAACATTCTGCAGTACGTGGTTGTATGGTTATCAAGCCGAATGGCTATGCTATTTGGGAAAAAATGCAGGCTGTTTTGGATAAAATGTTTAAGGATACAGGCCATCAAAATGCCTATTTCCCTTTATTCATCCCAAAGTCATTTTTCTCCAAGGAAGCTTCTCACGTTGAGGGCTTTGCGACAGAATGTGCCGTTGTAACACACTATCGTTTAAAAAATGATGGTAACGGGAATATTGTGGTTGATGAAACTGCTAAACTGGAAGAGGAATTGATTGTTCGTCCGACTTCAGAAACAATCATCTGGAATACCTACAAAGGATGGATTCAATCATACCGTGATCTTCCAATATTGATCAATCAATGGGCGAATGTAGTAAGATGGGAAATGCGTACCAGATTATTTCTACGTACTGCCGAATTTCTGTGGCAAGAGGGGCATACTGCACACGCAACCGCAGAAGAGGCAATTGAGGAAACAGAACGCATGTTACACATTTATGCCGATTTTGCCGAAAACTGGTTAGCCGTTCCGGTAATCAGAGGTCGTAAATCGCCAAATGAACGCTTTGCAGGGGCGCTAGATACTTATTGTATTGAGGCTTTGATGCAGGATGGTAAAGCTTTACAAGCAGGAACATCTCACTTTTTAGGCCAGAATTTTGCTAAAGCTTTTGATGTTAAGTTTACAGGTAAAGATGGAAAATTAGATCATGTTTGGGCTACATCATGGGGCGTTTCTACACGTTTAATGGGTGCATTAATTATGGCCCACAGTGATGATTCCGGATTGATTATTCCACCAAAACTGGCGCCAATTCAGGTGGTTATTGTTCCAATTTATAAAGGCGATGAGGACCTGTCTAAAATTTCGGCATACGTTAACGAGCTAATCATGCGTTTAAAAGGCATGGGGATCTCGGTAAAATATGACGACAGGGATACGCAGCGCCCGGGCTTTAAATTTGCTGATTACGAGTTAAAAGGTGTGCCAGTGCGTATTGCGATCGGCAGTCGTGATTTGGAGAATAAAACCGTAGAAATTGCCCGCAGAGATACCAAAGTAAAACAAACTGTACCGCAGGAAGGTCTGGATATATACATTGCCAAATTACTGGAAGATATTCAGCAAAGCATGTTCAACAAGGCATTAGCTTATCGGGATGAGCATATTACGGAAGCTAATAGTTACGAAGAGTTTCAGGAACTGTTAGATACAAAAGCTGGTTTTATTGCTGCACACTGGGACGGAACACCAGAAACGGAACAAAAAATTAAAGAGGAAACAAAAGCAACCATCCGTTGTATTCCTTTAGATAATAAACTGGAAGATGGTGTTTGTATTTATTCTGGCAAGCCATCTATTCAGAGAGTGTTGTTTGCAAGAGCTTATTAG
- a CDS encoding OmpP1/FadL family transporter: protein MKKIILASLVATVAAMGTTYAQSYAPDAFRFSQTNYGTSARFKGMGGAQIGVGGDIGSINANPAGLGLFTKSEFSITPEFNSVSNNSAYLGNNTKANKSQINLNNIGVVFYSPAAKMKGSDVDKGLVSTVFGLSYTRNNDFLNNISYNGTNTNSSIRDSYVDQANNFGVTNSIAGDAYNSFLINKNTPTFPNKYSAEPYNNTNFKQNWDEARLGSTSEFNVAGALNFGNKVYIGATASFVNVKYTSDATFTESGVVNSYNDGDAVPTYNGNENYNLTHYRNQETKGGGFNLKLGAIFRPVSKLRIGLNFQTPTWMNIEDNTSETLQATTAGNANTGPTNSNNPTQYYSFTYNLRTPLKASAGISYVIAGTALISADVDYVDYSSMRFSDSNGSDRTTINDNNAFIKASYKEAVNYRVGAEVKVTNELSLRAGYGVNGNGVKGGDNKFYQGQYYTGGLGYRIDNYYFDVAYQNYKTNFSSSPYLLDDYSEPVADVKSKRNNVFLTFGVRF from the coding sequence ATGAAAAAAATCATCCTGGCTTCTCTAGTAGCTACAGTAGCTGCTATGGGAACAACATACGCCCAAAGTTACGCGCCTGATGCGTTCCGTTTCTCTCAAACCAATTATGGTACCTCTGCCCGGTTTAAAGGAATGGGCGGCGCGCAAATTGGTGTTGGTGGCGATATTGGTTCAATTAATGCTAACCCTGCGGGTTTAGGTTTATTTACCAAATCAGAATTTAGTATTACTCCAGAATTTAATTCAGTATCAAATAATAGTGCATATTTAGGAAATAATACAAAAGCTAATAAAAGCCAGATTAATCTGAACAATATTGGCGTAGTATTCTACAGCCCTGCTGCCAAAATGAAAGGATCTGATGTAGATAAAGGTTTAGTGAGTACAGTATTTGGTTTAAGTTATACCCGAAATAACGATTTTTTAAATAATATCAGTTACAACGGAACCAATACAAACAGCTCGATAAGGGATTCTTACGTAGATCAGGCCAATAATTTCGGGGTAACAAACAGCATCGCGGGTGATGCTTATAACAGTTTTCTTATCAATAAAAACACCCCCACTTTTCCTAACAAATATTCTGCAGAGCCTTATAACAATACGAATTTTAAGCAAAACTGGGATGAGGCACGTCTAGGTTCGACTTCAGAATTTAATGTTGCAGGTGCGTTAAACTTTGGAAATAAGGTATATATTGGTGCAACAGCCAGTTTTGTGAATGTAAAATACACCAGCGATGCTACCTTCACAGAATCAGGTGTGGTTAACTCCTACAATGATGGCGACGCTGTTCCTACCTACAACGGAAATGAAAATTATAATCTTACCCACTATAGGAATCAGGAAACTAAAGGTGGTGGCTTCAATTTAAAATTGGGTGCTATTTTCAGACCAGTTAGCAAGTTAAGGATCGGTTTAAACTTCCAGACTCCAACCTGGATGAATATTGAAGACAATACCAGTGAGACTTTACAGGCTACTACTGCTGGAAATGCTAATACCGGGCCAACTAATTCGAACAACCCAACTCAATATTATTCATTTACTTATAATTTGCGTACACCTTTAAAAGCTTCTGCAGGTATCAGTTACGTAATTGCAGGTACTGCATTAATATCAGCTGATGTGGATTATGTAGATTATTCTTCGATGCGTTTTTCTGATTCTAATGGATCTGACCGTACCACAATTAACGATAATAATGCATTTATTAAAGCATCTTATAAAGAAGCTGTTAACTATAGAGTAGGTGCTGAAGTAAAAGTAACCAACGAATTGAGTTTACGTGCAGGTTACGGCGTAAATGGAAACGGTGTTAAAGGTGGCGATAATAAATTTTATCAGGGTCAATACTATACTGGTGGACTTGGTTATCGCATTGACAATTACTATTTCGATGTGGCATACCAGAACTACAAAACAAATTTCAGTTCAAGCCCTTATTTATTGGATGATTATTCTGAGCCCGTTGCTGATGTGAAAAGCAAAAGGAACAATGTATTTTTAACTTTTGGAGTGAGATTTTAA